The genomic DNA agtaatagaactccttaaaaaataaaaaaatagaaaataggAGACtcaattaaaaattaattttttttttttttttttttttttttttttttttttatatttttatatatataattaatgttctaaaaaataaaacaatttttaattaatattttttttcttttgacatttttttatttataaaaatttacataattacttaaataaaattaattaaaatacataataactttcttattttgtttttgattaaaaatttttaatattcattaataatacaaaatgaaaagctttataaatattactcTCTCCTTATTTTtgttacatttatatatttatataaatgatgttGCTAGTGAAGGAATTGCaaacaaaaataatcataactTAAGAAATgcaatattaaaaaataatttagaaatagaaaatgtagaaaatattatggaatctaaattaaatgaagaaaatgatgaaaatgtaaataatataattgttGGAAATGATGTGGAATTTGAGGGAGGTGTTTCTCAAGttgatttaaataaaatggtAGCTGATCATGCTGCTAAAAAAGCAAAGAAATATGCTGAAGAATCTGCTATGTATAATCGTCTTTTTGGATGGGAATTTGGAGGAGGCGCTCCTGAAAGTGAAGCTTCTAAAAGGGCAAGAGAAGCTGCTGAAAAAGAAGCTGCTGAAAAAAAGGCTGCTGAAAAAAAAGCTGCTGCTGAAGAAGAAGCTGCTATGTATAATCGTCTTTTTGGTTGGGAATTTGGAGGAGGGGCTCCAGAAAATAAAACAGAAGAAAATATGTTAAAACCTTTACCTGTTTCTCCAAAGGACAAGGAACATATATCTAAGGAAAATGAAGATACAGTGGACGAGAGTGAAGAACAGATAGAAGAAATAGGAGAAATAGAAGAAATacaagaaaataatgaagaagaaacaGAATtggaaataaatgaaaatgaagaagaatcATCAGAAGAGGAAGAaaaggaagaagaaaaagaccaaaaaaaagaagaaaaatctGACGAACAAAGTAAAGAAAATAAGGACCAATCAACTGATATGAAAGCTCAGAATATAATTTCTgaaaattacaaaaattataacaatgTAAAAGAAGCTGCTGAAACTATAATGAAAACTTTA from Plasmodium sp. gorilla clade G2 genome assembly, chromosome: 10 includes the following:
- a CDS encoding merozoite surface protein 3, with the translated sequence MKSFINITLSLFLLHLYIYINDVASEGIANKNNHNLRNAILKNNLEIENVENIMESKLNEENDENVNNIIVGNDVEFEGGVSQVDLNKMVADHAAKKAKKYAEESAMYNRLFGWEFGGGAPESEASKRAREAAEKEAAEKKAAEKKAAAEEEAAMYNRLFGWEFGGGAPENKTEENMLKPLPVSPKDKEHISKENEDTVDESEEQIEEIGEIEEIQENNEEETELEINENEEESSEEEEKEEEKDQKKEEKSDEQSKENKDQSTDMKAQNIISENYKNYNNVKEAAETIMKTLVGLFSGNNEMDSTLKGLAEEISQYFKNH